In Drosophila yakuba strain Tai18E2 chromosome X, Prin_Dyak_Tai18E2_2.1, whole genome shotgun sequence, a single genomic region encodes these proteins:
- the LOC6524324 gene encoding cAMP-specific 3',5'-cyclic phosphodiesterase isoform X3, with amino-acid sequence MQAEQGSIGDLQKYHSRYLKNRRHTLANVRFDVENGQGARSPLEGGSPSAGLVLQNLPQRRESFLYRSDSDFEMSPKSMSRNSSIASESHGEDLIVTPFAQILASLRSVRNNLLSLTNVPASNKRPNQSSSASRSGNPQGAPLSQGEEAYTRLATDTIEELDWCLDQLETIQTHRSVSDMASLKFKRMLNKELSHFSESSRSGNQISEYICSTFLDKQQEFDLPSLRVEDNPELLAANAAAGQQSAGQYARSRSPRGPPMSQISGVKRPLSHTNSFTGERLPTFGVETPRENELGTLLGELDTWGIQIFSIGEFSVNRPLTCVAYTIFQSRELLTSLMIPPKTFLNFMSTLEDHYVKDNPFHNSLHAADVTQSTNVLLNTPALEGVFTPLEVGGALFAACIHDVDHPGLTNQFLVNSSSELALMYNDESVLENHHLAVAFKLLQNQGCDIFCNMQKKQRQTLRKMVIDIVLSTDMSKHMSLLADLKTMVETKKVAGSGVLLLDNYTDRIQVLENLVHCADLSNPTKPLPLYKRWVALLMEEFFLQGDKERESGMDISPMCDRHNATIEKSQVGFIDYIVHPLWETWADLVHPDAQDILDTLEENRDYYQSMIPPSPPPSGVDENPQEDRIRFQVTLEESDQENLAELEEGDESGGESTTTGTTGTTAASALSGAGGGGGAGGGVAPRTGGCQNQPQHGGM; translated from the exons CTTCGATGTAGAAAATGGCCAGGGCGCTCGATCACCGCTCGAGGGCGGCTCTCCCAGCGCCGGTTTGGTACTACAGAATTTGCCGCAGCGCCGCGAATCGTTTCTATATCGCTCAGATTCGGACTTTGAGATGTCGCCAAAGTCCATGTCCCGAAACTCAAGCATCGCTAGCGAAAG CCACGGCGAGGATCTCATTGTGACGCCTTTCGCCCAAATTTTAGCCAGCTTACGTTCAGTGCGCAACAATTTATTAAGTCTGACAAATGTTCCAGCATCAAACAA GCGGCCCAACCAATCCTCGTCGGCCTCGCGATCGGGAAACCCCCAAGGAGCCCCGCTGTCCCAGGGCGAGGAGGCCTACACCCGCCTGGCCACCGACACCATCGAGGAGCTAGACTGGTGCCTCGACCAGCTGGAGACCATCCAGACCCATCGCAGCGTCTCCGACATGGCCTCGCTCAAG TTCAAACGCATGCTCAACAAGGAGCTGTCGCACTTCAGCGAGTCCAGCAGATCGGGAAATCAGATTTCCGAATATATATGTTCCACTTTTTTGG ACAAGCAGCAGGAGTTCGACTTGCCCTCGCTGCGCGTGGAGGATAACCCGGAACTGTTGGCCGCCAACGCAGCCGCTGGTCAGCAGTCCGCCGGACAGTATGCGCGCTCCCGCTCGCCGCGCGGCCCGCCCATGTCGCAGATCAGCGGCGTGAAGAGGCCACTGTCGCACACGAACAGCTTCACCGGCGAACGGCTGCCCACCTTCGGTGTGGAGACACCCAGGGAAAATGAGCTGGGCACCCTGCTCGGCGAACTGGACACCTGGGGCATTCAGATATTCAGCATCGGCGAATTCAGCGTCAATCGACCGCTCACCTGTGTGGCATACACCATATTTCAG AGTAGAGAATTACTGACCAGTCTTATGATACCACCGAAAACTTTTCTTAACTTTATGTCTACTCTGGAGGACCACTACGTCAAAGACAATCCGTTTCACAATTCACTGCATGCCGCCGACGTGACCCAAAGCACCAACGTGCTACTCAACACACCGGCGCTGGAGGGCGTATTCACACCGCTCGAAGTGGGCGGGGCGCTGTTCGCCGCTTGCATCCACGATGTTGATCATCCCGGCTTAACCAATCAGTTCTTGGTTAACTCAA GTTCCGAACTAGCATTAATGTACAATGACGAATCTGTTTTGGAAAATCATCATTTAGCTGTTGCctttaaattattacaaaatcAAGGATGTGATATATTCTGTAATATGCAAAA GAAACAACGCCAAACATTGAGGAAAATGGTTATTGATATTGTGCTGTCTACGGACATGTCCAAGCACATGAGTCTGCTGGCCGACCTTAAGACAATGGTGGAAACCAAGAAGGTGGCCGGCTCCGGCGTACTGCTGTTGGACAACTACACCGATCGCATACAG GTGCTTGAGAATCTGGTGCACTGCGCCGATCTGAGCAATCCCACCAAGCCGCTGCCGCTTTACAAGCGCTGGGTAGCCCTGCTCATGGAGGAGTTCTTCCTACAGGGCGACAAGGAGCGCGAATCGGGCATGGACATCAGTCCCATGTGCGACCGCCACAATGCCACCATCGAGAAGTCGCAGGTGGGCTTCATCGACTACATCGTCCACCCACTTTGGGAGACCTGGGCGGACCTGGTGCACCCGGATGCCCAGGATATACTCGACACGCTTGAAGAGAACAGAGACTACTACCAGAGCATGATACCGCCCTCGCCGCCGCCATCGGGCGTCGATGAGAATCCGCAGGAGGACAGGATACGCTTTCAA GTAACCCTTGAGGAGTCCGACCAGGAAAACCTCGCCGAGCTGGAGGAGGGCGACGAGAGTGGTGGGGAGAGCACCACCACTGGCACCACCGGAaccaccgccgcctccgcgCTAAGCGGGgctggtggcggtggcggtgcaGGCGGGGGTGTGGCACCTAGAACGGGTGGCTGCCAAAACCAACCGCAACACGGTGGAATGTGA
- the LOC6524324 gene encoding cAMP-specific 3',5'-cyclic phosphodiesterase isoform X2 gives MQAEQGSIGDLQKYHSRYLKNRRHTLANVRFDVENGQGARSPLEGGSPSAGLVLQNLPQRRESFLYRSDSDFEMSPKSMSRNSSIASESHGEDLIVTPFAQILASLRSVRNNLLSLTNVPASNKSRRPNQSSSASRSGNPQGAPLSQGEEAYTRLATDTIEELDWCLDQLETIQTHRSVSDMASLKFKRMLNKELSHFSESSRSGNQISEYICSTFLDKQQEFDLPSLRVEDNPELLAANAAAGQQSAGQYARSRSPRGPPMSQISGVKRPLSHTNSFTGERLPTFGVETPRENELGTLLGELDTWGIQIFSIGEFSVNRPLTCVAYTIFQSRELLTSLMIPPKTFLNFMSTLEDHYVKDNPFHNSLHAADVTQSTNVLLNTPALEGVFTPLEVGGALFAACIHDVDHPGLTNQFLVNSSSELALMYNDESVLENHHLAVAFKLLQNQGCDIFCNMQKKQRQTLRKMVIDIVLSTDMSKHMSLLADLKTMVETKKVAGSGVLLLDNYTDRIQVLENLVHCADLSNPTKPLPLYKRWVALLMEEFFLQGDKERESGMDISPMCDRHNATIEKSQVGFIDYIVHPLWETWADLVHPDAQDILDTLEENRDYYQSMIPPSPPPSGVDENPQEDRIRFQVTLEESDQENLAELEEGDESGGESTTTGTTGTTAASALSGAGGGGGAGGGVAPRTGGCQNQPQHGGM, from the exons CTTCGATGTAGAAAATGGCCAGGGCGCTCGATCACCGCTCGAGGGCGGCTCTCCCAGCGCCGGTTTGGTACTACAGAATTTGCCGCAGCGCCGCGAATCGTTTCTATATCGCTCAGATTCGGACTTTGAGATGTCGCCAAAGTCCATGTCCCGAAACTCAAGCATCGCTAGCGAAAG CCACGGCGAGGATCTCATTGTGACGCCTTTCGCCCAAATTTTAGCCAGCTTACGTTCAGTGCGCAACAATTTATTAAGTCTGACAAATGTTCCAGCATCAAACAA ATCCAGGCGGCCCAACCAATCCTCGTCGGCCTCGCGATCGGGAAACCCCCAAGGAGCCCCGCTGTCCCAGGGCGAGGAGGCCTACACCCGCCTGGCCACCGACACCATCGAGGAGCTAGACTGGTGCCTCGACCAGCTGGAGACCATCCAGACCCATCGCAGCGTCTCCGACATGGCCTCGCTCAAG TTCAAACGCATGCTCAACAAGGAGCTGTCGCACTTCAGCGAGTCCAGCAGATCGGGAAATCAGATTTCCGAATATATATGTTCCACTTTTTTGG ACAAGCAGCAGGAGTTCGACTTGCCCTCGCTGCGCGTGGAGGATAACCCGGAACTGTTGGCCGCCAACGCAGCCGCTGGTCAGCAGTCCGCCGGACAGTATGCGCGCTCCCGCTCGCCGCGCGGCCCGCCCATGTCGCAGATCAGCGGCGTGAAGAGGCCACTGTCGCACACGAACAGCTTCACCGGCGAACGGCTGCCCACCTTCGGTGTGGAGACACCCAGGGAAAATGAGCTGGGCACCCTGCTCGGCGAACTGGACACCTGGGGCATTCAGATATTCAGCATCGGCGAATTCAGCGTCAATCGACCGCTCACCTGTGTGGCATACACCATATTTCAG AGTAGAGAATTACTGACCAGTCTTATGATACCACCGAAAACTTTTCTTAACTTTATGTCTACTCTGGAGGACCACTACGTCAAAGACAATCCGTTTCACAATTCACTGCATGCCGCCGACGTGACCCAAAGCACCAACGTGCTACTCAACACACCGGCGCTGGAGGGCGTATTCACACCGCTCGAAGTGGGCGGGGCGCTGTTCGCCGCTTGCATCCACGATGTTGATCATCCCGGCTTAACCAATCAGTTCTTGGTTAACTCAA GTTCCGAACTAGCATTAATGTACAATGACGAATCTGTTTTGGAAAATCATCATTTAGCTGTTGCctttaaattattacaaaatcAAGGATGTGATATATTCTGTAATATGCAAAA GAAACAACGCCAAACATTGAGGAAAATGGTTATTGATATTGTGCTGTCTACGGACATGTCCAAGCACATGAGTCTGCTGGCCGACCTTAAGACAATGGTGGAAACCAAGAAGGTGGCCGGCTCCGGCGTACTGCTGTTGGACAACTACACCGATCGCATACAG GTGCTTGAGAATCTGGTGCACTGCGCCGATCTGAGCAATCCCACCAAGCCGCTGCCGCTTTACAAGCGCTGGGTAGCCCTGCTCATGGAGGAGTTCTTCCTACAGGGCGACAAGGAGCGCGAATCGGGCATGGACATCAGTCCCATGTGCGACCGCCACAATGCCACCATCGAGAAGTCGCAGGTGGGCTTCATCGACTACATCGTCCACCCACTTTGGGAGACCTGGGCGGACCTGGTGCACCCGGATGCCCAGGATATACTCGACACGCTTGAAGAGAACAGAGACTACTACCAGAGCATGATACCGCCCTCGCCGCCGCCATCGGGCGTCGATGAGAATCCGCAGGAGGACAGGATACGCTTTCAA GTAACCCTTGAGGAGTCCGACCAGGAAAACCTCGCCGAGCTGGAGGAGGGCGACGAGAGTGGTGGGGAGAGCACCACCACTGGCACCACCGGAaccaccgccgcctccgcgCTAAGCGGGgctggtggcggtggcggtgcaGGCGGGGGTGTGGCACCTAGAACGGGTGGCTGCCAAAACCAACCGCAACACGGTGGAATGTGA
- the LOC6524324 gene encoding cAMP-specific 3',5'-cyclic phosphodiesterase isoform X10 — MVCSFCCCCYNFRNSPSSFDVENGQGARSPLEGGSPSAGLVLQNLPQRRESFLYRSDSDFEMSPKSMSRNSSIASERFKEQEASILVDRSHGEDLIVTPFAQILASLRSVRNNLLSLTNVPASNKSRRPNQSSSASRSGNPQGAPLSQGEEAYTRLATDTIEELDWCLDQLETIQTHRSVSDMASLKFKRMLNKELSHFSESSRSGNQISEYICSTFLDKQQEFDLPSLRVEDNPELLAANAAAGQQSAGQYARSRSPRGPPMSQISGVKRPLSHTNSFTGERLPTFGVETPRENELGTLLGELDTWGIQIFSIGEFSVNRPLTCVAYTIFQSRELLTSLMIPPKTFLNFMSTLEDHYVKDNPFHNSLHAADVTQSTNVLLNTPALEGVFTPLEVGGALFAACIHDVDHPGLTNQFLVNSSSELALMYNDESVLENHHLAVAFKLLQNQGCDIFCNMQKKQRQTLRKMVIDIVLSTDMSKHMSLLADLKTMVETKKVAGSGVLLLDNYTDRIQVLENLVHCADLSNPTKPLPLYKRWVALLMEEFFLQGDKERESGMDISPMCDRHNATIEKSQVGFIDYIVHPLWETWADLVHPDAQDILDTLEENRDYYQSMIPPSPPPSGVDENPQEDRIRFQVTLEESDQENLAELEEGDESGGESTTTGTTGTTAASALSGAGGGGGAGGGVAPRTGGCQNQPQHGGM, encoded by the exons CTTCGATGTAGAAAATGGCCAGGGCGCTCGATCACCGCTCGAGGGCGGCTCTCCCAGCGCCGGTTTGGTACTACAGAATTTGCCGCAGCGCCGCGAATCGTTTCTATATCGCTCAGATTCGGACTTTGAGATGTCGCCAAAGTCCATGTCCCGAAACTCAAGCATCGCTAGCGAAAG GTTTAAAGAACAGGAAGCCTCTATACTCGTTGACCGATC CCACGGCGAGGATCTCATTGTGACGCCTTTCGCCCAAATTTTAGCCAGCTTACGTTCAGTGCGCAACAATTTATTAAGTCTGACAAATGTTCCAGCATCAAACAA ATCCAGGCGGCCCAACCAATCCTCGTCGGCCTCGCGATCGGGAAACCCCCAAGGAGCCCCGCTGTCCCAGGGCGAGGAGGCCTACACCCGCCTGGCCACCGACACCATCGAGGAGCTAGACTGGTGCCTCGACCAGCTGGAGACCATCCAGACCCATCGCAGCGTCTCCGACATGGCCTCGCTCAAG TTCAAACGCATGCTCAACAAGGAGCTGTCGCACTTCAGCGAGTCCAGCAGATCGGGAAATCAGATTTCCGAATATATATGTTCCACTTTTTTGG ACAAGCAGCAGGAGTTCGACTTGCCCTCGCTGCGCGTGGAGGATAACCCGGAACTGTTGGCCGCCAACGCAGCCGCTGGTCAGCAGTCCGCCGGACAGTATGCGCGCTCCCGCTCGCCGCGCGGCCCGCCCATGTCGCAGATCAGCGGCGTGAAGAGGCCACTGTCGCACACGAACAGCTTCACCGGCGAACGGCTGCCCACCTTCGGTGTGGAGACACCCAGGGAAAATGAGCTGGGCACCCTGCTCGGCGAACTGGACACCTGGGGCATTCAGATATTCAGCATCGGCGAATTCAGCGTCAATCGACCGCTCACCTGTGTGGCATACACCATATTTCAG AGTAGAGAATTACTGACCAGTCTTATGATACCACCGAAAACTTTTCTTAACTTTATGTCTACTCTGGAGGACCACTACGTCAAAGACAATCCGTTTCACAATTCACTGCATGCCGCCGACGTGACCCAAAGCACCAACGTGCTACTCAACACACCGGCGCTGGAGGGCGTATTCACACCGCTCGAAGTGGGCGGGGCGCTGTTCGCCGCTTGCATCCACGATGTTGATCATCCCGGCTTAACCAATCAGTTCTTGGTTAACTCAA GTTCCGAACTAGCATTAATGTACAATGACGAATCTGTTTTGGAAAATCATCATTTAGCTGTTGCctttaaattattacaaaatcAAGGATGTGATATATTCTGTAATATGCAAAA GAAACAACGCCAAACATTGAGGAAAATGGTTATTGATATTGTGCTGTCTACGGACATGTCCAAGCACATGAGTCTGCTGGCCGACCTTAAGACAATGGTGGAAACCAAGAAGGTGGCCGGCTCCGGCGTACTGCTGTTGGACAACTACACCGATCGCATACAG GTGCTTGAGAATCTGGTGCACTGCGCCGATCTGAGCAATCCCACCAAGCCGCTGCCGCTTTACAAGCGCTGGGTAGCCCTGCTCATGGAGGAGTTCTTCCTACAGGGCGACAAGGAGCGCGAATCGGGCATGGACATCAGTCCCATGTGCGACCGCCACAATGCCACCATCGAGAAGTCGCAGGTGGGCTTCATCGACTACATCGTCCACCCACTTTGGGAGACCTGGGCGGACCTGGTGCACCCGGATGCCCAGGATATACTCGACACGCTTGAAGAGAACAGAGACTACTACCAGAGCATGATACCGCCCTCGCCGCCGCCATCGGGCGTCGATGAGAATCCGCAGGAGGACAGGATACGCTTTCAA GTAACCCTTGAGGAGTCCGACCAGGAAAACCTCGCCGAGCTGGAGGAGGGCGACGAGAGTGGTGGGGAGAGCACCACCACTGGCACCACCGGAaccaccgccgcctccgcgCTAAGCGGGgctggtggcggtggcggtgcaGGCGGGGGTGTGGCACCTAGAACGGGTGGCTGCCAAAACCAACCGCAACACGGTGGAATGTGA
- the LOC6524324 gene encoding cAMP-specific 3',5'-cyclic phosphodiesterase, isoforms N/G isoform X8 has protein sequence MIATLFIIFAFIRAFPWSRKRGRPALALTLMPEGGEDHRGDLNQKGENNNRPRPSISLGNNGDGMGPRTRRKSSKFHEVTFSGSVGGGDSDGGGEVTNGGTLEVSPSKRHSLSTTSNSSSAPYRYLSGSSRSRGSRGDCHEYYQLQQQSSSQSNGNRGNRALSQRSDTMATEAEGEEFDVDPMDEDDEDETYDRETEEFYSNIQDATGTGSSSRSKRSSLFSRSDSSATTTSSSGGGTFTGGKRRSAASILSSSMCSDLMTSDRRSSTATEYSVKSVTTGNTSQRRSSGRIRRFVSRMTIAGARRRTTGSFDVENGQGARSPLEGGSPSAGLVLQNLPQRRESFLYRSDSDFEMSPKSMSRNSSIASERFKEQEASILVDRSHGEDLIVTPFAQILASLRSVRNNLLSLTNVPASNKSRRPNQSSSASRSGNPQGAPLSQGEEAYTRLATDTIEELDWCLDQLETIQTHRSVSDMASLKFKRMLNKELSHFSESSRSGNQISEYICSTFLDKQQEFDLPSLRVEDNPELLAANAAAGQQSAGQYARSRSPRGPPMSQISGVKRPLSHTNSFTGERLPTFGVETPRENELGTLLGELDTWGIQIFSIGEFSVNRPLTCVAYTIFQSRELLTSLMIPPKTFLNFMSTLEDHYVKDNPFHNSLHAADVTQSTNVLLNTPALEGVFTPLEVGGALFAACIHDVDHPGLTNQFLVNSSSELALMYNDESVLENHHLAVAFKLLQNQGCDIFCNMQKKQRQTLRKMVIDIVLSTDMSKHMSLLADLKTMVETKKVAGSGVLLLDNYTDRIQVLENLVHCADLSNPTKPLPLYKRWVALLMEEFFLQGDKERESGMDISPMCDRHNATIEKSQVGFIDYIVHPLWETWADLVHPDAQDILDTLEENRDYYQSMIPPSPPPSGVDENPQEDRIRFQVTLEESDQENLAELEEGDESGGESTTTGTTGTTAASALSGAGGGGGAGGGVAPRTGGCQNQPQHGGM, from the exons ATGATAGCCACGTTGTTCATCATCTTTGCATTTATTCGGGCCTTTCCGTGGAGCCGAAAACGAGGTCGACCCGCCTTGGCCTTGACCCTGATGCCGGAGGGCGGCGAGGATCATCGCGGCGATCTGAATCAAAAGGGTGAGAACAACAATCGACCGAGACCATCGATTTCGCTGGGGAACAACGGCGACGGGATGGGCCCGAGGACCCGCCGGAAATCCTCGAAATTCCACGAGGTCACCTTCAGCGGAAGCGTGGGCGGTGGCGACAGCGATGGTGGCGGCGAGGTCACCAATGGTGGTACCTTGGAAGTAAGCCCCAGCAAACGACACTCCTTGAGCACCACCAGCAACTCCAGCTCGGCACCCTATCGCTATCTGAGTGGGAGCAGTAGATCCCGGGGCTCCCGAGGAGATTGCCACGAGTACtaccaactgcaacagcaatcGTCGTCCCAATCGAATGGCAATCGTGGAAATCGGGCACTGAGCCAGAGGAGCGACACAATGGCCACTGAGGCCGAGGGCGAGGAGTTCGACGTGGATCCCATGGACGAGGACGATGAGGACGAGACCTACGACCGGGAGACCGAGGAGTTCTACAGCAATATCCAGGATGCCACGGGCACCGGTTCATCGAGTCGCAGCAAGAGGTCCTCGCTCTTCTCCAGATCGGATAGTTCCGCCACCACCACATCGTCGAGCGGCGGAGGCACCTTTACGGGCGGGAAGCGCAGATCGGCTGCCTCGATTCTGTCCTCATCCATGTGTTCCGATCTGATGACCAGCGATCGCCGGAGCTCCACAGCCACGGAGTACAGCGTCAAGTCGGTGACCACCGGGAATACCTCGCAGCGCAGGTCGAGCGGACGGATCCGGAGATTTGTCTCCCGGATGACGATCGCCGGGGCCAGGAGACGCACCACGGGCAG CTTCGATGTAGAAAATGGCCAGGGCGCTCGATCACCGCTCGAGGGCGGCTCTCCCAGCGCCGGTTTGGTACTACAGAATTTGCCGCAGCGCCGCGAATCGTTTCTATATCGCTCAGATTCGGACTTTGAGATGTCGCCAAAGTCCATGTCCCGAAACTCAAGCATCGCTAGCGAAAG GTTTAAAGAACAGGAAGCCTCTATACTCGTTGACCGATC CCACGGCGAGGATCTCATTGTGACGCCTTTCGCCCAAATTTTAGCCAGCTTACGTTCAGTGCGCAACAATTTATTAAGTCTGACAAATGTTCCAGCATCAAACAA ATCCAGGCGGCCCAACCAATCCTCGTCGGCCTCGCGATCGGGAAACCCCCAAGGAGCCCCGCTGTCCCAGGGCGAGGAGGCCTACACCCGCCTGGCCACCGACACCATCGAGGAGCTAGACTGGTGCCTCGACCAGCTGGAGACCATCCAGACCCATCGCAGCGTCTCCGACATGGCCTCGCTCAAG TTCAAACGCATGCTCAACAAGGAGCTGTCGCACTTCAGCGAGTCCAGCAGATCGGGAAATCAGATTTCCGAATATATATGTTCCACTTTTTTGG ACAAGCAGCAGGAGTTCGACTTGCCCTCGCTGCGCGTGGAGGATAACCCGGAACTGTTGGCCGCCAACGCAGCCGCTGGTCAGCAGTCCGCCGGACAGTATGCGCGCTCCCGCTCGCCGCGCGGCCCGCCCATGTCGCAGATCAGCGGCGTGAAGAGGCCACTGTCGCACACGAACAGCTTCACCGGCGAACGGCTGCCCACCTTCGGTGTGGAGACACCCAGGGAAAATGAGCTGGGCACCCTGCTCGGCGAACTGGACACCTGGGGCATTCAGATATTCAGCATCGGCGAATTCAGCGTCAATCGACCGCTCACCTGTGTGGCATACACCATATTTCAG AGTAGAGAATTACTGACCAGTCTTATGATACCACCGAAAACTTTTCTTAACTTTATGTCTACTCTGGAGGACCACTACGTCAAAGACAATCCGTTTCACAATTCACTGCATGCCGCCGACGTGACCCAAAGCACCAACGTGCTACTCAACACACCGGCGCTGGAGGGCGTATTCACACCGCTCGAAGTGGGCGGGGCGCTGTTCGCCGCTTGCATCCACGATGTTGATCATCCCGGCTTAACCAATCAGTTCTTGGTTAACTCAA GTTCCGAACTAGCATTAATGTACAATGACGAATCTGTTTTGGAAAATCATCATTTAGCTGTTGCctttaaattattacaaaatcAAGGATGTGATATATTCTGTAATATGCAAAA GAAACAACGCCAAACATTGAGGAAAATGGTTATTGATATTGTGCTGTCTACGGACATGTCCAAGCACATGAGTCTGCTGGCCGACCTTAAGACAATGGTGGAAACCAAGAAGGTGGCCGGCTCCGGCGTACTGCTGTTGGACAACTACACCGATCGCATACAG GTGCTTGAGAATCTGGTGCACTGCGCCGATCTGAGCAATCCCACCAAGCCGCTGCCGCTTTACAAGCGCTGGGTAGCCCTGCTCATGGAGGAGTTCTTCCTACAGGGCGACAAGGAGCGCGAATCGGGCATGGACATCAGTCCCATGTGCGACCGCCACAATGCCACCATCGAGAAGTCGCAGGTGGGCTTCATCGACTACATCGTCCACCCACTTTGGGAGACCTGGGCGGACCTGGTGCACCCGGATGCCCAGGATATACTCGACACGCTTGAAGAGAACAGAGACTACTACCAGAGCATGATACCGCCCTCGCCGCCGCCATCGGGCGTCGATGAGAATCCGCAGGAGGACAGGATACGCTTTCAA GTAACCCTTGAGGAGTCCGACCAGGAAAACCTCGCCGAGCTGGAGGAGGGCGACGAGAGTGGTGGGGAGAGCACCACCACTGGCACCACCGGAaccaccgccgcctccgcgCTAAGCGGGgctggtggcggtggcggtgcaGGCGGGGGTGTGGCACCTAGAACGGGTGGCTGCCAAAACCAACCGCAACACGGTGGAATGTGA